A genomic stretch from Desulfohalobium retbaense DSM 5692 includes:
- a CDS encoding FIST signal transduction protein has translation MRMVNGQAEGTDPLQTATKVIDQCKQEVGTDAPSLALVFTSMLDADLESVLSRIAQAFPDTPLLGCTTDGEFSNVRGVSEDSLVLSLLCSSRMEIAVGIGDALSTNTRGAVRRAARQARHKLKGEPKLCLALPDGLHSFTNPVAECLGEEFGPNVPVLGGTAGDDFRIEQTFQFVNGEIYTDAVGLLLFGEGVRFGYGLASGWTPVGPTHTVTQSTGSGVTRVDGQDIFSLYKDYLGVQHLDIGEISPFSIALYDESSQSYYFRAPAHVDDQNEILFFAGQVPEETQFKMTAFGRDAIAQAAQQAAQQALSNYPGSQPDAILSFSCASRKQILGTRIAEEQHHLGGVFGPETPFAGFYTYGEIAPLVQNSLPFFHNGSVITICLGEEEA, from the coding sequence ATGCGCATGGTCAATGGCCAGGCAGAAGGAACGGATCCGTTACAGACGGCAACGAAAGTGATTGACCAATGCAAGCAGGAGGTTGGCACCGACGCCCCTTCTCTTGCCCTCGTATTCACCTCGATGCTTGATGCTGATTTGGAAAGTGTCCTTTCCCGAATCGCCCAGGCGTTCCCCGATACCCCTTTGCTCGGTTGCACAACGGATGGCGAGTTCAGCAATGTGCGGGGCGTGAGCGAAGACTCGCTGGTCCTTTCCCTGCTGTGTTCCAGCCGCATGGAAATCGCCGTGGGCATCGGCGATGCTCTTTCCACGAATACTCGTGGCGCTGTCCGCCGGGCGGCACGTCAGGCACGCCACAAGCTCAAGGGCGAACCGAAACTGTGCCTGGCGCTTCCTGACGGCCTGCATTCCTTCACCAACCCAGTGGCCGAGTGCCTTGGCGAAGAATTCGGCCCCAACGTCCCTGTGCTTGGGGGAACAGCCGGCGACGATTTCCGGATCGAGCAGACCTTCCAGTTTGTGAACGGGGAGATCTACACCGATGCGGTCGGCCTCCTGCTTTTCGGAGAGGGCGTGCGTTTTGGGTACGGCCTGGCCAGTGGCTGGACTCCCGTGGGACCAACGCACACTGTGACGCAGTCCACTGGGTCCGGAGTCACCCGTGTGGACGGACAGGATATCTTTTCCCTGTACAAGGATTATCTGGGCGTCCAGCATCTCGACATCGGTGAAATCTCCCCCTTCTCCATCGCCCTGTACGACGAGTCCAGCCAATCCTACTATTTTCGTGCCCCGGCCCACGTGGATGACCAAAACGAGATCCTCTTCTTTGCGGGCCAGGTCCCGGAAGAGACGCAATTCAAGATGACCGCCTTCGGCCGCGACGCAATCGCCCAGGCCGCCCAACAGGCGGCGCAACAGGCGCTGTCGAATTACCCCGGCTCCCAGCCTGACGCGATCCTCTCATTTTCCTGCGCTTCACGAAAACAGATTCTGGGCACCCGCATTGCTGAGGAACAGCACCACCTGGGGGGTGTTTTCGGCCCTGAAACACCCTTCGCCGGCTTTTACACCTACGGTGAAATCGCGCCGTTGGTGCAAAACAGTCTTCCGTTTTTCCATAACGGTTCCGTGATTACGATTTGTCTGGGTGAAGAGGAGGCGTGA
- the ahcY gene encoding adenosylhomocysteinase — translation MALDPARESKIADPGQAHWGRQEMRLAEKEMPGLMALREKYGPDKPLSGMKITGSLHMTIQTAMLIETLYALGADIRWASCNIFSTQDHAAAAIAEAGTAKVFAWKGETLEEYWWCTEQALTWPDGSGPDLIVDDGGDATLFVHQGAKMEKDPALLEQKTDNKEFQCVLDRLVDSYNRDPQKWTRIAANIRGVSEETTTGVHRLYQMAESGELLFPAFNVNDSVTKSKFDNLYGCRESLADGIKRATDVMIAGKIVVVCGYGDVGKGCAQAMKGLGARVLVTEVDPICALQAAMEGYELTTMNQAASLGDIFVTATGNYHVITGAHMEQMKDEAIVCNIGHFDNEIEMNYLEDNPNCHKDNVKPQVDKWTLESGNSIIVLAEGRLVNLGCATGHPSFVMSNSFTNQVLAQMDLARNEYEPQVMVLPKYLDEEVARLHLERIGVVLESLTQEQADYIGVPVNGPFKPEHYRY, via the coding sequence ATTGCATTGGATCCGGCACGGGAATCGAAAATAGCCGACCCGGGACAGGCCCATTGGGGCCGGCAGGAAATGCGGCTGGCGGAAAAGGAAATGCCGGGGCTCATGGCCCTGCGGGAAAAGTACGGTCCGGATAAGCCGCTTTCAGGAATGAAAATCACCGGCAGTCTGCACATGACCATTCAGACCGCCATGCTTATCGAAACCTTGTACGCCCTGGGCGCAGACATCCGTTGGGCGTCCTGCAACATCTTTTCCACTCAGGATCACGCGGCTGCGGCTATTGCCGAAGCGGGCACGGCCAAGGTCTTCGCCTGGAAGGGGGAGACCCTGGAAGAGTATTGGTGGTGCACGGAGCAGGCCCTGACCTGGCCCGACGGCAGCGGCCCTGACCTCATCGTGGACGACGGCGGCGACGCGACGCTGTTCGTCCATCAGGGCGCCAAGATGGAAAAAGATCCGGCGTTGCTTGAGCAAAAGACGGACAACAAGGAATTTCAGTGCGTGCTCGACCGGCTCGTGGACAGCTACAACCGGGACCCGCAGAAATGGACCCGCATTGCGGCCAACATCCGCGGGGTCTCCGAGGAAACCACCACCGGCGTGCACCGCTTGTACCAGATGGCGGAAAGCGGCGAGCTGCTTTTCCCGGCCTTCAATGTCAACGATTCGGTGACCAAATCCAAGTTCGACAATCTCTACGGCTGCCGGGAATCCCTGGCCGACGGCATCAAGCGGGCCACAGACGTGATGATCGCCGGCAAGATCGTGGTCGTCTGCGGCTACGGTGACGTTGGCAAAGGGTGCGCCCAAGCCATGAAGGGGCTCGGTGCCCGGGTCCTGGTGACCGAGGTCGACCCCATCTGCGCCCTGCAGGCGGCCATGGAAGGCTATGAGTTGACGACCATGAACCAGGCGGCTTCGCTTGGCGACATTTTCGTCACCGCCACCGGCAACTACCACGTCATCACCGGCGCGCATATGGAGCAGATGAAAGACGAAGCCATCGTCTGCAATATCGGGCATTTCGATAACGAAATCGAGATGAATTATCTCGAGGACAACCCCAATTGCCATAAGGATAACGTCAAGCCCCAGGTCGATAAATGGACCCTGGAGTCCGGCAATTCCATCATTGTCCTGGCTGAAGGGCGACTGGTCAATCTGGGGTGCGCCACCGGACACCCGAGTTTTGTCATGTCCAACAGCTTCACCAACCAGGTCTTGGCCCAGATGGACCTGGCCCGGAACGAATATGAGCCCCAGGTCATGGTCCTGCCCAAATACCTGGACGAGGAAGTCGCTCGGTTGCATCTGGAACGTATCGGAGTGGTGCTGGAGAGCCTGACCCAGGAGCAGGCCGACTACATCGGCGTGCCGGTCAACGGACCTTTCAAGCCCGAGCATTACCGGTATTAA
- a CDS encoding ABC transporter permease: protein MRRRFLNCLWPLAVLAGLLVFWEIGVAVWDMPHYILPPPSRIAQALLAHWPRLVPHALTTCSEIVLGFGVALAAGLLLGAGIAGSRILERALLPLVIGSQTIPVFAIAPLLVLWFGYGIGSKVVMAALIVFFPITVSTVQGLKAADRDLLDLLRVLEAGRWRIFWTVRVPQALPHIFAGAKIGMAVSVIGAVIGEWVGARQGLGYYMVQANAQMQVDRVFAAIVLLSMIGVGLYALVVLVERWLTPWRRT, encoded by the coding sequence ATGCGCCGCCGTTTCCTGAACTGCCTCTGGCCCCTGGCGGTCCTGGCCGGCCTGCTCGTGTTCTGGGAAATCGGCGTCGCCGTATGGGATATGCCGCACTATATCCTGCCGCCACCATCCCGGATTGCCCAGGCCCTGCTCGCCCACTGGCCCCGGCTCGTGCCCCACGCGCTGACCACCTGCAGCGAGATCGTTCTCGGTTTCGGGGTCGCTCTGGCAGCCGGACTGCTCCTCGGTGCCGGCATCGCCGGTTCACGCATCCTGGAACGGGCCCTGCTGCCGCTGGTCATCGGTTCCCAGACGATCCCCGTCTTCGCCATTGCCCCGCTTCTGGTGCTCTGGTTCGGCTACGGCATTGGGTCCAAAGTGGTCATGGCGGCCCTGATCGTCTTTTTTCCAATCACCGTCAGCACCGTCCAGGGACTCAAGGCCGCGGACAGGGATCTGTTGGATCTGCTGCGGGTTTTGGAAGCCGGCCGGTGGCGGATATTTTGGACCGTGCGGGTGCCCCAGGCCCTGCCGCATATTTTTGCCGGAGCCAAGATCGGCATGGCCGTCAGCGTCATCGGCGCGGTGATTGGAGAATGGGTCGGGGCCAGGCAGGGACTGGGGTACTATATGGTCCAGGCCAACGCCCAGATGCAAGTCGACCGTGTCTTTGCGGCCATTGTCCTGCTCTCCATGATCGGTGTGGGCCTCTACGCCCTGGTCGTGCTTGTCGAACGCTGGCTCACTCCCTGGCGACGGACCTGA
- a CDS encoding ABC transporter substrate-binding protein — MHLRCALLTLTFLLASVLPAHSATSLMLDWYPNPNHATLNAAKTQGFFADQGLEVDLQVPADPNDPLKLVAAGKVDFAVSYQPTVLQARAEGLPVVAVGALVQHPLSCVLYRKDQGITSPADFKGKRIGYSVEPLYRVLFETVAGHAGLTPEDYETVRVGFNLTQPLLSGKIAGSAGAFRNYEAVQAELEGFDVGVFAFEEYGVPDFYELVLIANAKTVSEAPEKVAGLINALKQGTEWTLEHPKRSREAFFASYPDSANELNRRAFEATLPFFKGSPAQTRQRWEALETFMRDKGLLNNPVDLDTLVWQPE; from the coding sequence ATGCATTTACGTTGTGCCCTTTTGACGCTGACATTCCTGCTGGCCTCGGTCCTCCCGGCCCACAGTGCCACCTCGCTCATGCTCGACTGGTACCCCAATCCCAACCACGCCACCTTGAACGCGGCCAAGACCCAGGGATTTTTTGCTGACCAAGGACTGGAGGTCGATCTCCAGGTCCCGGCCGATCCCAATGATCCGTTGAAATTGGTGGCTGCCGGCAAGGTCGACTTCGCCGTCTCCTATCAGCCGACCGTGCTCCAGGCCCGAGCCGAAGGGCTCCCGGTGGTCGCTGTCGGCGCTCTGGTCCAGCACCCCCTAAGCTGCGTTTTGTACCGCAAAGACCAAGGCATCACCTCGCCAGCCGACTTCAAGGGCAAACGGATCGGCTATTCGGTGGAGCCGCTGTACCGGGTCCTGTTTGAAACTGTGGCCGGACACGCCGGGCTGACTCCGGAGGACTACGAGACCGTTCGCGTCGGCTTCAATCTGACCCAGCCACTTTTGTCCGGGAAGATCGCCGGTTCCGCCGGGGCGTTTCGCAATTACGAAGCGGTGCAGGCCGAACTGGAGGGATTCGACGTCGGGGTCTTCGCCTTTGAAGAATACGGTGTGCCGGATTTCTACGAACTCGTTTTGATCGCCAACGCCAAAACGGTCAGCGAAGCACCAGAAAAGGTCGCCGGGCTGATCAATGCCTTAAAGCAGGGCACCGAGTGGACCCTGGAACACCCAAAGCGCTCCAGAGAAGCTTTTTTCGCCAGCTATCCCGATAGCGCCAATGAACTCAACCGGCGCGCTTTCGAAGCCACACTGCCCTTTTTCAAGGGCAGCCCCGCCCAGACCCGGCAGCGGTGGGAAGCCCTGGAGACCTTCATGCGCGACAAAGGGTTGCTGAACAACCCCGTGGACCTGGACACCCTCGTCTGGCAACCCGAATAA
- a CDS encoding DUF721 domain-containing protein, producing MQDIKEALGSLLHDKDATSIQQDLVRLWRNWPDIIGAETAQLVKPLGHRNATLILGAEDAVTLQEASFAQEEILDEIAAFFGRQPFDKVKFELLSNRTPLSEVQVGPRISPPVPHAIPEVGNLPLDGMDEDSAFASCYRAYVRFWQKQRQNGSDHR from the coding sequence ATGCAAGACATCAAAGAGGCCCTGGGCTCGCTGCTTCACGATAAAGATGCCACCAGCATCCAGCAGGACCTCGTCCGTCTGTGGCGCAACTGGCCGGATATTATCGGCGCGGAGACCGCTCAACTGGTCAAGCCGCTGGGCCACCGCAACGCCACCCTCATTCTCGGGGCCGAGGACGCGGTCACGCTCCAGGAGGCCTCCTTCGCCCAGGAGGAGATCCTGGACGAAATTGCCGCTTTTTTTGGCCGACAACCTTTTGACAAAGTCAAGTTCGAACTGTTATCCAACCGAACTCCCTTGTCCGAAGTCCAGGTTGGGCCCCGTATCAGCCCACCGGTGCCGCACGCTATCCCTGAGGTCGGCAATCTGCCCCTGGACGGAATGGATGAGGACTCCGCGTTTGCCTCTTGCTACCGGGCCTATGTGCGGTTTTGGCAGAAGCAGCGCCAGAATGGATCCGACCACCGCTGA
- the metK gene encoding methionine adenosyltransferase translates to MIASMEKYLFTSESVTEGHPDKVADQISDAVLDSILAQDKNARVACETLVTTGLAFIAGEISTTAYADFPSIVRDTVREIGYTSSEMGFDADTCGVISSVDKQSPDIAQGVNREKPEEQGAGDQGMMFGFAVNETRTLMPAPIYYAHKLSRRLSYVRKKSILDFLRPDGKTEVSVEYQGGVPQRIDTIIVAAQHDDQIAQDDLVDAIKSEVIGKALPEEMIDKNTRIYINTTGRFVTGGPLADCGLTGRKIIQDTYGGMGNHGGGAFSGKDPSKVDRSAAYMGRYIAKNIVAAELAQQCEVQLAYVIGVAEPVSVLVNTGGTGEVPDERLTKAVRDVFDLRPYHIVQRLDLLRPIYKKSACYGHFGRDNTDFTWERTDATEDLRTACKI, encoded by the coding sequence ATGATCGCGAGTATGGAAAAGTATCTTTTTACCTCCGAGTCGGTCACCGAAGGGCACCCGGACAAGGTCGCCGACCAGATTTCGGATGCGGTCCTGGATTCCATTCTGGCCCAGGACAAAAACGCCCGGGTGGCCTGCGAAACGCTGGTGACCACCGGTCTGGCCTTTATCGCCGGAGAGATCAGCACCACCGCCTACGCAGACTTTCCGAGCATTGTCCGGGATACAGTCCGGGAGATCGGCTACACCAGTTCGGAAATGGGCTTTGACGCTGATACCTGCGGGGTGATCTCGTCCGTCGACAAACAGTCACCGGACATCGCCCAGGGCGTAAACCGGGAAAAGCCCGAAGAACAGGGCGCCGGTGACCAGGGCATGATGTTCGGCTTTGCCGTCAACGAGACCCGGACCCTGATGCCCGCCCCCATTTACTACGCCCATAAGCTCTCCCGCCGGCTGTCGTATGTGCGCAAGAAAAGTATCCTGGATTTTTTGCGCCCCGATGGGAAGACCGAAGTCTCCGTTGAATATCAGGGCGGTGTGCCGCAGCGTATCGACACCATTATCGTTGCCGCGCAGCATGACGACCAAATCGCCCAGGACGATCTGGTCGACGCCATCAAGAGCGAAGTCATCGGCAAGGCTCTGCCCGAAGAAATGATCGATAAGAATACCCGGATCTATATCAATACCACCGGCCGGTTTGTCACCGGCGGGCCCTTGGCCGACTGCGGCCTGACCGGGCGGAAGATTATCCAGGACACCTACGGCGGTATGGGCAATCATGGTGGCGGCGCCTTTTCCGGCAAGGATCCTTCCAAGGTCGATCGCTCCGCCGCCTATATGGGACGCTATATCGCCAAGAATATCGTCGCCGCGGAACTCGCGCAGCAATGCGAAGTGCAACTGGCCTATGTGATCGGTGTGGCCGAGCCGGTTTCTGTCCTGGTCAACACCGGAGGCACCGGTGAGGTTCCGGACGAGCGGTTGACCAAGGCCGTGCGCGACGTCTTTGACCTGCGACCCTATCACATTGTCCAGCGGCTGGATCTTTTGCGCCCCATTTATAAAAAGTCGGCCTGCTATGGCCATTTTGGCCGTGACAACACCGATTTTACCTGGGAGCGTACCGACGCGACCGAGGATTTGCGTACGGCGTGCAAGATCTGA
- a CDS encoding ArsR/SmtB family transcription factor: MESVHFFKALADPTRVRLVHLLQHYELNVGEIVQIMDMGQSRISRHLKILADCGLLTSRRDGMWVFYRGARRGKAQAFLQALAPFLAAEEDLAPDLVRAAEVTRQRVHSTQQFFDGVAAQWGDVGREALGGFDIAPHVERIMPECEAAVDLGCGPGELLPVLTKRARRVIGVDNSAKMLTLARTHLPGDLDISLRLGDLAHLPLRDGECGFAVLSMVLHHLVSPGAALGEAARILSPGGQLVLADFAPHDQEAMRAAYSDRWLGLSPEEIQHWLEGAGLAVTNLSRVPADQGLEVVVYTVIKPTEGTAQ; encoded by the coding sequence ATGGAAAGTGTTCATTTTTTCAAAGCCCTTGCCGATCCTACCCGGGTGCGCCTGGTCCATTTGCTCCAGCACTATGAACTCAATGTGGGTGAGATCGTGCAGATCATGGATATGGGGCAGTCACGGATTTCGCGGCACCTGAAGATTCTCGCCGACTGTGGTCTGTTGACCTCGCGCCGGGACGGGATGTGGGTCTTTTACCGCGGGGCCCGCCGAGGCAAGGCCCAGGCCTTTTTGCAAGCGCTGGCTCCGTTTCTGGCCGCGGAGGAGGACCTTGCTCCGGATCTGGTCCGGGCGGCCGAGGTCACCCGGCAGCGGGTCCATAGCACGCAACAATTTTTTGACGGTGTGGCCGCCCAATGGGGGGATGTCGGGCGCGAAGCCCTCGGCGGCTTTGATATCGCTCCGCATGTGGAGCGGATCATGCCCGAATGCGAGGCGGCGGTGGATCTGGGCTGCGGCCCCGGTGAACTGCTGCCGGTGCTCACCAAGCGGGCCCGACGGGTTATTGGGGTCGATAACTCGGCCAAGATGCTGACCCTGGCTCGAACGCACCTGCCCGGTGACCTGGACATCAGTCTCCGGCTCGGCGACCTGGCCCATCTGCCACTGCGCGATGGCGAATGCGGGTTCGCGGTCTTGTCCATGGTCCTGCACCATCTGGTCAGCCCGGGAGCGGCCTTGGGCGAAGCGGCTCGTATTTTGTCCCCCGGCGGCCAACTGGTGCTGGCCGATTTCGCCCCCCATGATCAGGAGGCCATGCGCGCGGCATACAGCGACCGTTGGCTCGGTCTGAGCCCTGAGGAAATTCAGCATTGGCTCGAGGGTGCCGGGCTGGCGGTGACCAATCTCTCCCGCGTCCCTGCGGATCAGGGATTAGAAGTTGTCGTCTATACCGTGATCAAACCCACTGAGGGGACCGCCCAATAG
- the ltrA gene encoding group II intron reverse transcriptase/maturase produces the protein MEAVVGRENMLAAYKRVRANKGVPGVDGMSVNDVWGYCTLNWARIKEELLDGRYEPQPVLGVEIPKPGGGVRQLGIPTALDRLIQQALHQVLSPIFNPHFSESSYGFRPGRSAHQAVLKAREHAAAGKRWVVDMDLEKFFDRVNHDVLMARVARKVKDKRVLVLIRRYLQAGLMQGGIASKRKEGTPQGGPLSPLLSNILLDDLDKELERRGHAFCRYADDCNIYVQTKRSGERAMASITRFLTERLKLRVNADKSAVDRPWKRKFLGYSMTWHTQPRLKVAPSVVKRLKQAVREEFRRGRGRSLKKTIDTLAPKLRGWMNYFKLAEVKGVFEELDMWIRRRLRNILWRHWKRPYARARNLIRRGLTEERAWKSAINGRGPWWNSGASHMNQAFPKKYFDSLGLVSLQDQLRKAQSVR, from the coding sequence ATGGAAGCGGTGGTCGGACGCGAGAACATGCTTGCGGCCTACAAGCGTGTACGCGCCAACAAAGGCGTCCCCGGAGTCGACGGCATGAGCGTCAACGACGTATGGGGATATTGCACGCTCAACTGGGCCCGAATCAAAGAGGAGTTGCTGGACGGACGGTACGAGCCGCAGCCGGTGCTCGGGGTGGAAATCCCTAAACCCGGCGGCGGGGTGCGCCAACTGGGCATCCCGACGGCGCTGGACCGCCTGATACAGCAGGCGCTGCACCAGGTGCTCTCCCCCATTTTCAACCCTCACTTCTCCGAATCCAGCTACGGCTTCCGGCCCGGTCGAAGTGCGCATCAGGCCGTGCTCAAGGCACGGGAGCATGCTGCCGCCGGCAAACGGTGGGTCGTGGACATGGACCTGGAGAAGTTCTTCGACCGCGTGAACCACGACGTGCTCATGGCGCGCGTGGCCCGCAAGGTGAAGGACAAGCGGGTGCTCGTCCTCATCCGGCGTTACCTGCAAGCGGGGCTGATGCAGGGGGGAATTGCATCGAAACGAAAGGAGGGCACGCCGCAAGGCGGCCCCCTCTCGCCGCTCTTGTCCAACATCCTTCTGGATGACCTGGACAAGGAGCTTGAACGCAGAGGCCACGCGTTCTGCCGATACGCCGACGACTGCAATATCTACGTGCAAACAAAACGGTCCGGCGAACGCGCAATGGCCTCGATCACCCGGTTTCTGACAGAGCGGTTGAAGTTGAGGGTCAACGCGGATAAGAGCGCGGTTGACCGGCCATGGAAAAGGAAATTCCTTGGGTACTCGATGACCTGGCATACGCAGCCGCGGCTCAAGGTTGCGCCCAGTGTGGTCAAACGCCTGAAACAGGCGGTACGGGAGGAATTTCGACGTGGGCGGGGACGGTCGCTCAAGAAGACGATAGACACCCTTGCGCCGAAACTGCGAGGCTGGATGAACTACTTCAAGCTGGCGGAGGTAAAGGGAGTTTTTGAAGAACTGGACATGTGGATTCGCCGCAGATTGCGCAATATCCTGTGGCGGCATTGGAAACGACCCTACGCCCGAGCAAGGAACCTGATTCGCCGGGGACTGACTGAAGAGCGCGCCTGGAAATCCGCCATCAACGGCCGCGGGCCATGGTGGAACTCCGGCGCATCGCATATGAACCAGGCATTCCCCAAGAAATACTTTGATTCACTTGGACTCGTGTCACTGCAAGATCAACTTCGCAAAGCTCAAAGTGTCAGGTGA
- a CDS encoding ATP-binding protein, translated as MEDSASENSLRREIARLRKQQKQQERVYDQQCHLLKSVNDKYEQSLKELENANERLQQLATERAETLQALELTNKKLQLEIEQHLATQSELKKARDLAEEANEEKSAFLAAMSHEIRTPLHVALGMLGIVLEEDLPAEVQRKLRIAHDASSHLQGVIGDILDFSKIESGMLQLEETSFSFKEMARLIVQCLEPRAAEKGVELSTEVAETLSGYQRGDPYRVRQILFNLVDNAIKFTESGFVKLSAHLEPCGTATGTDMYAIEVQDSGAGIAPDKLQTIFERFIQLDQTQARRQSGSGLGLSICANLAEMMGGTIRVSSQEGKGSLFSVHLPFVPCPGTGDTNSFIPEPGASESLRILLVEDHPLSAEVATHYLRNHGHSIIHAPNGDDALVALGHSCFDFVLMDVEMPTKSGIEVIREIRNGSAASTVPIFAMTAHTVPEIHNQCEQAGADGVMTKPVDFGVLNTKMHKAIIQNKASRR; from the coding sequence ATGGAAGATTCGGCTTCAGAGAACAGCCTGCGCCGGGAAATCGCAAGGCTTCGCAAACAGCAAAAACAGCAAGAGCGGGTCTACGACCAACAATGCCATCTCCTCAAAAGCGTCAATGACAAATATGAACAGAGCCTGAAAGAACTGGAGAACGCCAACGAACGGCTGCAGCAGCTGGCCACCGAGCGAGCCGAGACCTTGCAGGCCCTGGAGCTGACCAACAAAAAACTGCAGTTGGAAATCGAGCAGCACCTAGCGACACAATCGGAGCTGAAAAAGGCTCGGGACCTGGCTGAGGAGGCAAACGAAGAAAAAAGCGCCTTTCTCGCTGCCATGAGCCACGAAATTCGCACTCCGTTGCATGTGGCGCTGGGCATGTTGGGCATTGTTTTGGAAGAGGACCTCCCAGCGGAAGTGCAGCGCAAGCTCCGCATCGCGCATGACGCAAGCAGCCACCTTCAAGGCGTGATCGGTGACATTCTGGATTTTTCGAAAATTGAATCCGGCATGCTCCAGTTGGAGGAAACCTCGTTTTCCTTCAAGGAAATGGCTCGGCTTATTGTCCAGTGCCTTGAGCCCCGCGCGGCCGAGAAGGGAGTGGAACTGAGCACTGAAGTTGCCGAGACGCTTTCGGGGTACCAGCGCGGGGATCCCTACCGGGTGCGACAGATCCTTTTCAATCTCGTGGACAACGCCATCAAGTTCACGGAAAGCGGATTTGTCAAACTGTCCGCCCACCTTGAGCCATGCGGCACGGCCACGGGTACGGACATGTATGCCATCGAAGTCCAGGATAGCGGGGCGGGTATCGCGCCGGATAAGCTGCAGACCATTTTCGAACGCTTCATCCAACTGGACCAGACACAGGCCAGGCGGCAGAGCGGCAGTGGATTGGGCTTGTCGATCTGCGCCAATCTGGCCGAGATGATGGGCGGGACGATCCGAGTCTCGTCCCAGGAGGGCAAGGGCAGTCTCTTTTCAGTCCACCTCCCCTTCGTTCCCTGCCCGGGGACAGGTGACACAAACAGCTTCATCCCAGAACCCGGGGCCTCTGAAAGTTTGCGTATCTTGCTGGTGGAAGACCATCCCTTGAGCGCCGAAGTGGCCACGCACTACCTGCGCAATCATGGCCATTCGATCATCCATGCCCCAAACGGCGACGACGCCTTGGTCGCCCTGGGGCACTCCTGCTTTGATTTTGTCCTCATGGATGTGGAGATGCCAACAAAAAGCGGCATCGAGGTCATTCGCGAAATACGGAATGGATCGGCGGCCAGCACCGTGCCCATATTTGCCATGACCGCCCACACGGTCCCGGAGATACACAACCAGTGCGAACAGGCCGGTGCGGATGGGGTCATGACCAAACCGGTCGATTTTGGCGTCCTGAACACGAAGATGCACAAGGCGATTATCCAAAATAAGGCATCAAGGCGCTGA